One window of Pseudomonas sp. ML2-2023-3 genomic DNA carries:
- a CDS encoding glycosyltransferase, whose product MSSRKFGLNLVVVLAIAALFTGFWALINRPVSAPNWPDQISGFSYSPFQQGQYPQKDQYPTDDEMRRDLEILSKLTDNIRTYSVDGTLGNIPKLAEEFGLRVTIGIWISPDLERNEREIQKAIELANNSRSVVRVVVGNEALFREEITPEDLIVLLDRVRAAVKVPVTTSEQWHIWEKYPQLAKHVDLIAAHILPYWEFIPVDKAGEFVLDRARDLKKLFPKKPLLLSEVGWPSNGRMRGGADATPADQAIYLRTLVNTLNRRGYNYFVIEAFDQPWKASDEGSVGAYWGVYNAARQQKFNFEGPVVAIPQWRVLAIGSVVMGLLSLALLLIDGSALRQRGRTFLTFTAFLCGSVLVWIGYDYSQQYSTWFSLTVGFLLGLGALGVFIVLLTEAHELAEAVWTHKRRREFLPVESDDAYRPKVSIHVPCYNEPPEMVKQTLDALANLDYPDFEVLIIDNNTKDPAVWEPVRDYCATLGPRFKFFHVAPLAGFKGGALNYLIPHTAPDAEVIAVIDSDYCVDRNWLKHMVPHFADPKIAIVQSPQDYRDQNESTFKKLCYSEYKGFFHIGMVTRNDRDAIIQHGTMTMTRRSVLEELGWADWCICEDAELGLRVFEKGYSAAYSHNSYGKGLMPDTFIDFKKQRFRWAYGAIQIIKRHTSSLLRGKDTELTRGQRYHFLAGWLPWVADGMNIFFTVGALLWSAAMIIVPTRVDPPLLIFAIPPLALFVFKVGKIIFLYRRAVGVNLKDAFAAALAGLALSHTIAKAVLYGFFTTSIPFFRTPKNADNHGFWVAISEAREEVFIMLLLWGAALGIFLVQGLPSNDMRFWVVMLLVQSLPYLAALIMAFMSSLPKPVDAAQEQPAA is encoded by the coding sequence ATGTCATCGCGTAAATTTGGACTCAACCTGGTGGTGGTACTGGCCATTGCCGCACTGTTCACAGGCTTCTGGGCGCTGATCAATCGCCCGGTGTCTGCACCCAACTGGCCCGATCAAATCTCCGGTTTTTCGTATTCGCCGTTCCAACAAGGCCAGTACCCGCAGAAAGACCAGTACCCGACCGACGATGAAATGCGTCGCGACCTGGAGATCCTCAGCAAGCTGACCGATAACATTCGGACCTACTCGGTCGACGGCACCTTGGGTAATATCCCCAAGCTGGCGGAAGAGTTCGGTTTGCGCGTGACCATCGGGATCTGGATCAGCCCTGATCTGGAGCGCAACGAGCGCGAAATCCAGAAAGCCATCGAGCTGGCCAATAACTCGCGCAGCGTCGTGCGGGTTGTGGTGGGTAACGAAGCCCTGTTCCGTGAAGAGATCACGCCAGAAGACCTGATCGTGCTGCTGGATCGTGTCCGGGCCGCGGTCAAGGTGCCTGTCACCACGTCCGAGCAATGGCATATCTGGGAGAAATACCCGCAACTGGCCAAGCACGTTGACCTGATCGCCGCGCACATCCTGCCGTACTGGGAATTTATCCCGGTGGACAAGGCCGGTGAGTTCGTACTGGACCGTGCCCGCGACCTGAAAAAACTGTTCCCGAAAAAGCCCCTGCTGCTGTCGGAGGTTGGCTGGCCGAGCAATGGCCGCATGCGCGGTGGCGCTGATGCCACCCCGGCCGACCAGGCGATTTATCTGCGTACGCTGGTCAACACCCTGAACCGTCGCGGCTACAACTACTTTGTGATCGAAGCCTTCGACCAGCCATGGAAGGCCAGCGATGAAGGCTCCGTAGGCGCGTACTGGGGCGTGTACAACGCTGCACGCCAGCAAAAATTCAACTTTGAAGGCCCGGTGGTCGCCATCCCGCAATGGCGCGTACTGGCCATTGGTTCGGTGGTGATGGGCTTGCTGTCGCTGGCGCTGCTGCTGATCGACGGCTCCGCACTGCGCCAGCGGGGTCGCACCTTCCTGACCTTCACCGCGTTCCTGTGCGGATCGGTGCTGGTGTGGATCGGTTACGACTACAGCCAGCAATACAGCACATGGTTCAGCCTGACCGTCGGCTTCCTGCTCGGACTGGGCGCGCTCGGGGTGTTTATTGTCCTGCTGACCGAGGCCCATGAGCTGGCCGAGGCGGTCTGGACGCATAAGCGGCGACGAGAGTTCCTGCCGGTCGAAAGCGACGACGCCTATCGCCCGAAAGTCTCGATCCATGTGCCCTGCTACAACGAGCCGCCAGAGATGGTCAAACAGACCCTCGATGCCCTGGCGAACCTCGACTACCCCGATTTCGAAGTGTTGATCATCGATAACAACACCAAGGATCCGGCAGTCTGGGAGCCCGTGCGCGACTACTGCGCCACCCTGGGCCCGCGCTTCAAGTTCTTCCACGTGGCACCCCTGGCCGGCTTCAAGGGCGGCGCGCTGAACTACCTGATCCCGCACACCGCGCCGGATGCCGAAGTGATTGCTGTGATCGACTCCGATTACTGTGTGGATCGCAACTGGCTCAAGCACATGGTGCCGCACTTTGCCGATCCGAAAATCGCCATTGTGCAATCGCCCCAGGACTACCGCGACCAGAACGAAAGCACCTTCAAGAAGCTCTGCTACTCGGAATACAAGGGTTTCTTCCACATCGGCATGGTCACCCGCAACGACCGCGACGCGATCATTCAGCACGGCACCATGACCATGACCCGACGCTCCGTGCTCGAAGAGCTCGGCTGGGCGGACTGGTGCATCTGTGAAGACGCCGAGCTGGGCCTGCGCGTATTCGAAAAAGGCTATTCCGCAGCGTATTCCCACAACAGCTACGGCAAGGGCCTGATGCCTGACACCTTTATCGACTTCAAGAAACAGCGATTCCGCTGGGCCTACGGTGCGATTCAGATCATCAAGCGTCACACCTCAAGCCTGTTGCGCGGTAAAGACACTGAACTGACCCGTGGCCAGCGCTATCACTTCCTCGCGGGCTGGCTGCCGTGGGTGGCCGATGGCATGAACATCTTCTTCACCGTGGGCGCCCTGTTGTGGTCGGCGGCGATGATTATCGTGCCGACGCGGGTCGATCCGCCGCTGCTGATTTTCGCCATCCCGCCATTGGCACTGTTCGTGTTCAAGGTCGGCAAGATCATCTTCCTGTACCGCCGTGCCGTGGGGGTTAACCTCAAGGATGCGTTTGCGGCAGCACTGGCCGGGCTGGCGTTGTCCCACACCATCGCGAAAGCGGTGCTGTACGGATTCTTCACCACCAGCATTCCGTTCTTCCGGACACCCAAGAACGCCGATAACCACGGCTTCTGGGTCGCCATTTCGGAAGCCCGTGAAGAAGTGTTCATCATGCTGTTGCTCTGGGGCGCGGCGCTGGGGATCTTCCTGGTCCAGGGTCTGCCAAGCAACGACATGCGCTTCTGGGTGGTGATGTTGCTGGTGCAGTCGCTGCCGTATCTGGCGGCGCTGATCATGGCCTTTATGTCTTCGCTGCCCAAACCGGTGGACGCGGCACAAGAGCAACCGGCTGCATAA
- a CDS encoding putative RNA methyltransferase has product MLACPICSAPLNAVDNGVACPAGHRFDRARQGYLNLLPVQHKNSRDPGDNQAMVEARRDFLNAGHYAPVAKRLAELARERAPQRWLDIGCGEGYYTAQIAEALPNADGYALDISREAVKRACKRSPQLTWLIASMARVPLADASCQFLASVFSPLDWLEAKRLLSPGGGLMRVGPTRGHLMELRERLYDEVRDYSDDKHLALVPEGMQVQHSETLEFTLSLSEPQDRANLLAMTPHGWRASAERRAQVIEHPEPLVVTVSMRYDYFVLQ; this is encoded by the coding sequence ATGCTCGCCTGCCCAATTTGCAGTGCACCGCTGAACGCGGTCGACAACGGCGTGGCGTGCCCGGCCGGGCATCGCTTTGACCGCGCCCGCCAGGGTTATTTGAACCTGCTGCCCGTGCAACACAAGAACAGCCGTGACCCTGGCGATAACCAGGCAATGGTTGAAGCCCGCCGCGACTTTCTCAATGCAGGCCATTACGCGCCCGTGGCCAAGCGCCTGGCCGAACTGGCGAGGGAACGAGCGCCGCAACGCTGGCTCGACATCGGTTGTGGCGAGGGTTACTACACCGCGCAAATCGCCGAGGCACTGCCCAACGCCGATGGCTACGCACTGGATATCTCCCGCGAGGCGGTCAAGCGCGCCTGCAAGCGCAGCCCGCAACTGACCTGGTTGATCGCCAGCATGGCCCGCGTGCCACTGGCCGATGCCAGCTGCCAGTTTTTGGCCAGCGTCTTCAGCCCGCTGGACTGGCTTGAAGCAAAACGCCTGCTCAGCCCGGGGGGCGGCCTGATGCGTGTTGGCCCGACTCGCGGGCACTTGATGGAGCTGCGCGAACGGCTGTACGACGAAGTGCGCGACTATTCAGACGACAAGCATTTGGCCCTGGTGCCCGAAGGCATGCAGGTGCAGCACAGCGAGACACTGGAATTCACCCTCAGCCTGAGTGAGCCCCAGGATCGCGCCAATCTGCTGGCCATGACCCCCCATGGCTGGCGCGCCAGTGCCGAGCGTCGCGCCCAGGTCATCGAACACCCCGAGCCTTTAGTGGTGACGG
- a CDS encoding aminotransferase class V-fold PLP-dependent enzyme, whose protein sequence is MLLPSPWRADFPAIAALQRQDQTYLDNAATTQKPQALLDALTHYYANGAANVHRAQHLPGAHATQAFENTRHKVTQWLNAGECGQIVFTHGATSALNLLAYGLEHQFNAGDDIVISALEHHANLLPWQQLAQRKQLNLVVLPLDADGVIDLDAAARLITPRTRLLAVSQLSNVLGVWQPLPALLALAKAQHALTVVDGAQGVVHGRHDVQALGCDFYVFSSHKLYGPDGLGVLFGRHEALARLQHWQFGGEMVQEADYQHATFRPAPLGFEAGTPPIASVIGLGATLNYLANLDQAAVQAHEAALHALLVDGLKQRQGIQLLGSPHLALVSFVVEGVHNADLAHLLTEQGIAVRAGHHCAMPLLKSFGLAGAIRVSLALYNDSEDLERFFDALDQALELLQ, encoded by the coding sequence ATGCTTTTGCCTTCTCCCTGGCGCGCTGACTTCCCAGCCATCGCCGCCTTGCAACGTCAGGACCAGACCTATCTGGACAACGCTGCAACCACGCAAAAACCCCAAGCCCTGCTCGACGCACTGACGCACTACTACGCCAACGGCGCAGCCAACGTGCACAGGGCCCAACACCTGCCGGGCGCTCACGCGACCCAGGCATTCGAAAACACCCGCCACAAAGTGACGCAATGGCTCAATGCCGGCGAATGCGGGCAAATCGTTTTCACCCACGGCGCCACCTCGGCCCTGAACCTTCTGGCCTATGGCCTGGAGCACCAATTCAATGCGGGCGATGACATTGTTATCAGCGCCCTGGAACACCACGCCAACCTGCTGCCGTGGCAACAGCTTGCCCAGCGTAAACAACTGAATCTGGTGGTATTGCCACTGGATGCCGATGGCGTCATCGACCTCGATGCGGCCGCTCGCCTGATCACCCCGCGCACCCGCCTGCTGGCCGTGAGCCAACTGTCCAACGTACTCGGCGTGTGGCAGCCCTTGCCCGCGCTGTTGGCCCTGGCCAAGGCACAACATGCACTGACGGTGGTTGATGGCGCACAAGGGGTGGTCCATGGCCGGCATGACGTGCAAGCGCTGGGCTGCGACTTCTACGTATTTTCCAGCCACAAACTCTACGGTCCCGACGGGCTGGGCGTGCTGTTCGGTCGCCACGAAGCACTGGCCCGATTGCAGCACTGGCAGTTTGGCGGCGAGATGGTGCAAGAAGCCGACTACCAGCACGCCACCTTCCGCCCCGCCCCGCTCGGGTTTGAGGCTGGCACTCCGCCGATTGCCAGCGTGATCGGGCTGGGGGCAACCCTAAACTACCTGGCCAACCTCGATCAGGCCGCCGTCCAAGCCCACGAAGCAGCGCTGCACGCGCTACTGGTCGATGGCTTGAAACAGCGCCAAGGCATTCAACTGCTCGGGTCGCCACACTTGGCGCTGGTCAGCTTTGTGGTTGAGGGCGTGCACAACGCCGACCTGGCCCACTTGTTGACCGAACAGGGGATTGCCGTTCGCGCCGGGCATCACTGCGCCATGCCGCTACTGAAAAGCTTTGGGCTGGCCGGTGCCATCCGTGTCTCGCTGGCGCTGTACAACGACTCGGAAGATCTGGAACGCTTCTTCGACGCCCTTGATCAGGCTTTGGAGCTTTTGCAATGA
- a CDS encoding Na+/H+ antiporter, translating to MQTAYTVLILLMLVGVSRLLGRLIPLPLPLVQIAAGAVLAWPTLGLHVALEPELFLFLFLPPLLFSDGWRMPKREFWRLRGPILTLAVGLVLFTVVGAGYFIHWLLPTIPLPVAFALAAVLSPTDAVAVSAIAQNRLPAPLMHMLQGEALMNDATGLVTFKFALVAAITGVFSLTNASLAFVLVACGGLAIGVALSWLVGRLRSWMIARGWDDPATHVVFMLLLPFAAYVLAERLGASGILSAVAAGMMQSWLDLLPRQTSTRMLNRSVWSLLEFAFNGLIFLLLGLQLPDIIKAVVHLEPTLWPALMYRCLDVVAIFLVLLALRFIWVQSIWRLSGLLRRLRGKGELTMVPTARSCWLLTVGGVRGAVTLAGVMSIPLLLNEGLDFPERDLLIFIAAGVILLSLVAACIALPLLLRGIEKSPDDAMRNEVREAWRRTAEAAIHALEAEDVIEAVGQQDAAQAALAAELKARIMSEYRHQLEVYNDTAQAQELATQMDQLESRLRLKALRAQRLELYSLRRHHEIGDDALSEILKDLDLSEANLGSVK from the coding sequence ATGCAAACCGCCTATACCGTCCTCATCCTGCTGATGCTGGTGGGAGTCTCGCGTCTATTGGGGCGTTTGATTCCCTTGCCTTTGCCATTGGTGCAGATTGCTGCTGGCGCTGTACTGGCCTGGCCGACCCTGGGCCTGCACGTGGCCCTGGAGCCAGAATTGTTCCTGTTTCTGTTCCTGCCGCCGCTGCTGTTCTCGGATGGCTGGCGCATGCCCAAACGCGAGTTCTGGCGCCTGCGCGGGCCGATCCTGACGCTGGCGGTCGGGTTGGTGCTGTTCACGGTGGTGGGTGCAGGTTATTTCATTCACTGGCTATTGCCGACCATCCCCTTGCCGGTGGCGTTTGCGCTGGCGGCGGTGCTGTCACCCACCGATGCCGTGGCGGTATCGGCCATCGCGCAAAATCGTTTGCCCGCACCCTTGATGCACATGCTTCAAGGCGAGGCATTGATGAATGATGCGACGGGCCTGGTGACATTCAAGTTTGCACTGGTGGCCGCCATTACCGGGGTGTTTTCCCTGACCAATGCCAGCCTGGCGTTTGTGTTGGTGGCGTGCGGCGGTTTGGCCATCGGTGTGGCCCTGAGCTGGCTGGTGGGGCGCCTGCGCTCGTGGATGATCGCCCGTGGCTGGGATGACCCGGCAACCCACGTGGTGTTTATGTTGCTGCTGCCTTTTGCGGCCTATGTACTGGCCGAGCGCCTGGGCGCGTCGGGTATCTTGTCAGCCGTTGCCGCAGGGATGATGCAGAGCTGGCTGGACCTGTTGCCGCGCCAGACCAGCACCCGGATGCTTAACCGCAGTGTGTGGTCGCTGCTGGAGTTTGCGTTCAACGGTTTGATCTTTTTGCTGTTGGGCCTGCAACTGCCGGACATCATCAAGGCTGTGGTCCACCTGGAGCCAACACTGTGGCCCGCCTTGATGTATCGCTGCCTGGATGTCGTGGCGATTTTTCTGGTGTTGCTGGCGCTGCGATTTATCTGGGTACAGAGCATCTGGCGTTTGTCTGGCCTGTTGCGCCGCCTGCGCGGCAAGGGTGAGCTGACAATGGTGCCGACTGCACGCTCCTGCTGGCTCTTGACCGTTGGGGGTGTGCGCGGCGCAGTGACGCTGGCGGGTGTGATGTCCATACCGCTGTTACTGAACGAGGGGCTGGATTTTCCCGAGCGTGACCTGCTGATCTTTATTGCTGCGGGGGTGATCCTGCTGTCTCTGGTGGCGGCTTGCATTGCGCTGCCCTTGTTGTTGCGCGGGATTGAAAAAAGCCCGGACGATGCCATGCGCAATGAAGTGCGAGAAGCCTGGCGACGCACTGCCGAGGCGGCGATCCACGCGCTGGAAGCTGAAGACGTGATCGAGGCAGTTGGGCAGCAGGATGCCGCTCAGGCAGCGTTGGCGGCTGAGTTGAAGGCGCGGATCATGTCCGAATATCGTCATCAACTTGAGGTGTATAACGACACGGCGCAGGCGCAGGAACTGGCGACCCAGATGGACCAGCTGGAAAGCCGGCTGCGACTCAAGGCGCTCAGGGCGCAACGGCTGGAGCTTTACAGCTTGAGACGTCATCACGAAATCGGGGATGACGCATTGAGCGAGATTCTCAAGGATCTGGACTTGAGCGAGGCCAATCTGGGGTCGGTGAAGTGA
- the dapE gene encoding succinyl-diaminopimelate desuccinylase, which yields MTAHADLSPTLQLACDLIRRPSVTPIDADCQKLMMQRLGDAGFKLEPMRIEDVDNFWATHGKHEGPVLCFAGHTDVVPTGPVQAWQNDPFDALIDEHGMLCGRGAADMKGSLAAMLVAAERFVADYPDHKGSVAFLITSDEEGPAHHGTKAVIERFAARNERLDWCIVGEPSSTSLVGDVVKNGRRGSLGAKLTVRGVQGHVAYPHLAKNPIHLAVPALTELAAEHWDNGNAFFPPTSFQISNLNSGTGATNVIPGDLVAVFNFRFSTESTVEGLQKRVADILDKHDLDWHIDWALSGLPFLTEPGALLDAVSSSIKQVTGRETKASTSGGTSDGRFIATLGTQVVELGPVNATIHQVNERVLASDLDVLTEIYYQTLIKLLA from the coding sequence ATGACGGCCCACGCCGACCTTTCGCCGACCCTGCAACTTGCCTGCGATCTGATCCGTCGCCCTTCCGTGACCCCGATCGACGCCGACTGCCAGAAGCTGATGATGCAGCGCCTGGGCGATGCCGGCTTCAAGCTTGAGCCGATGCGCATCGAGGACGTAGACAACTTCTGGGCCACCCACGGCAAACACGAAGGCCCGGTACTGTGCTTCGCTGGCCACACTGACGTGGTACCGACCGGCCCGGTGCAAGCCTGGCAAAACGACCCGTTCGACGCGCTGATCGATGAACACGGCATGCTCTGCGGCCGTGGCGCCGCAGACATGAAAGGCAGCCTTGCCGCCATGCTGGTGGCGGCCGAGCGTTTCGTCGCCGACTACCCGGACCACAAGGGCTCGGTCGCATTTCTGATCACCAGTGACGAAGAAGGCCCGGCCCATCACGGCACCAAGGCCGTGATCGAGCGCTTTGCTGCCCGTAACGAGCGTCTGGACTGGTGCATCGTCGGTGAACCGTCAAGCACTTCCCTGGTGGGCGATGTGGTCAAAAACGGCCGTCGCGGCTCCCTGGGCGCCAAGCTCACCGTTCGCGGCGTTCAAGGCCATGTGGCCTACCCGCACCTGGCCAAGAATCCGATTCACCTGGCAGTACCTGCGCTGACCGAACTGGCCGCCGAGCATTGGGATAACGGCAACGCCTTCTTCCCGCCGACCAGCTTCCAGATTTCCAATCTGAACTCCGGCACGGGCGCAACCAACGTGATCCCGGGGGATCTGGTGGCGGTCTTCAACTTCCGCTTCTCCACCGAGTCCACCGTTGAAGGCCTGCAAAAGCGCGTGGCGGACATACTGGACAAGCACGACCTGGACTGGCACATCGACTGGGCGCTGTCCGGCCTGCCGTTCCTGACCGAGCCGGGCGCCCTGCTGGACGCGGTGTCGTCGAGCATCAAGCAGGTCACTGGCCGCGAAACCAAAGCTTCTACCAGCGGCGGGACTTCGGACGGGCGCTTTATCGCGACCCTGGGTACCCAGGTCGTCGAACTGGGACCGGTCAACGCGACCATTCACCAGGTCAACGAGCGGGTTCTGGCCAGCGATCTTGATGTACTGACCGAGATCTACTACCAAACCCTGATCAAGTTGCTCGCCTGA
- the tcdA gene encoding tRNA cyclic N6-threonylcarbamoyladenosine(37) synthase TcdA, translating to MSTEDPRFAGVARLYGLEGLERLKAAHVAIVGVGGVGSWAAEAIARCGVGEISLFDLDDVCVSNSNRQLHALSTTIGRDKVEVMAERLRQINPDCIVHEVADFVTRETMAEYITPNIDCVIDCIDSVNAKAALIAWCKRRKIQIITTGGAGGQIDPTLIQVCDLNRTFNDPLASKVRSTLRRDYGFSRTMTRHYSVPCVFSTEQLRYPKPDGSICLQKSFVGDGVKLDCAGGFGAVMMVTATFGMVAATKAVDKIVAGVRRPSERVKPE from the coding sequence ATGAGTACAGAAGATCCACGTTTTGCCGGTGTAGCCCGGTTATATGGGCTGGAAGGCCTTGAACGACTGAAGGCGGCACATGTGGCGATCGTCGGTGTGGGCGGTGTCGGGTCCTGGGCTGCGGAAGCGATTGCGCGCTGCGGTGTGGGCGAAATTTCGCTGTTTGACCTGGATGACGTTTGCGTCAGCAACAGCAACCGGCAGTTGCACGCCTTGAGCACGACCATTGGTCGGGACAAGGTCGAGGTGATGGCCGAGCGTCTGCGTCAGATCAACCCGGACTGCATCGTTCACGAAGTCGCGGATTTCGTGACGCGCGAAACCATGGCCGAGTACATCACCCCGAATATTGACTGCGTGATCGACTGCATCGACAGCGTCAATGCCAAGGCGGCACTGATTGCCTGGTGCAAGCGCCGCAAGATCCAGATCATCACGACCGGTGGTGCGGGCGGGCAAATCGACCCGACGCTGATTCAGGTCTGTGACTTGAACCGCACGTTCAATGACCCGCTGGCCTCGAAAGTTCGTTCGACCTTGCGCCGCGACTATGGCTTTTCGCGGACCATGACGCGCCATTACAGCGTGCCATGCGTGTTCTCCACCGAGCAGCTGCGCTATCCCAAGCCGGACGGCAGTATTTGCCTGCAGAAGAGCTTTGTCGGTGATGGCGTCAAACTGGACTGCGCCGGTGGTTTTGGCGCGGTGATGATGGTGACGGCGACCTTCGGCATGGTCGCGGCCACCAAGGCGGTGGACAAAATCGTAGCGGGCGTGCGCCGGCCTTCGGAGCGGGTCAAGCCTGAATGA
- a CDS encoding SufE family protein: MTLPADAQAALDSFEHCSGWEQRARLLMQWGQRLAPLSDADKTDAHRVHGCESQVWLVGERVDGHWQFAASSDARLIRGLVALLLARVNGLSTEQLQQVDLPDWFDQLGLSRQLSPSRSNGLNAVLQRMRELAG, translated from the coding sequence ATGACCCTGCCCGCCGACGCCCAGGCCGCACTCGACAGTTTTGAGCACTGCTCGGGCTGGGAGCAGCGCGCACGCCTGCTCATGCAATGGGGCCAGCGCCTGGCGCCATTGAGCGACGCCGACAAAACCGATGCTCATCGCGTGCATGGCTGTGAAAGCCAGGTGTGGCTGGTGGGCGAACGGGTCGATGGCCATTGGCAATTTGCTGCCAGCAGTGATGCGCGACTGATTCGCGGTTTGGTGGCGTTACTGCTGGCGCGAGTCAATGGCTTGAGCACCGAGCAACTGCAACAGGTTGACTTGCCTGACTGGTTCGACCAGCTGGGTCTGAGCCGCCAGCTATCACCGTCGCGCAGCAATGGCTTGAACGCCGTGCTGCAGCGGATGCGGGAATTGGCAGGCTGA
- a CDS encoding arsenate reductase — translation MKKARTWLDEHAVRYDFHDYKSSGIDREHLTQWCNEHGWQVVLNRAGTTFRKLDDERKADLDQAKAIELMLAQPSMIKRPVLDLGDKTLIGFKPDLYAAALL, via the coding sequence ATGAAAAAGGCTCGCACCTGGCTGGATGAACATGCTGTGCGCTACGACTTCCATGACTACAAAAGCAGCGGCATTGACCGTGAACACCTGACCCAGTGGTGCAACGAGCACGGCTGGCAAGTGGTGCTCAATCGCGCAGGTACAACCTTTCGCAAGCTCGACGACGAACGCAAAGCCGATCTCGACCAAGCCAAAGCCATTGAACTGATGCTCGCCCAACCCTCGATGATCAAGCGCCCTGTGCTCGATCTCGGTGACAAAACCCTGATTGGCTTCAAGCCAGATCTTTATGCGGCGGCCCTTCTTTAA
- the dapD gene encoding 2,3,4,5-tetrahydropyridine-2,6-dicarboxylate N-succinyltransferase has product MSTTLFSAAFGVGTQNRQGAWLEVFYAQPLINPSAELIAAVAPILGYTGGNQAITFTTAQAAQMAEAVKPVDAAQAALLTRLAESHKPLVATLLAEDAALTSTPEAYLKLHLLSHRLVKPHGLNLAGVFPLLPNVAWTSQGAIDLSELAERQLEARLRGELLEVFSVDKFPKMTDYVVPAGVRIADAARLRLGAYIGEGTTVMHEGFVNFNAGTEGPGMIEGRVSAGVFVGKGSDLGGGCSTMGTLSGGGNIVIKVGEGCLIGANAGIGIPLGDRNTVESGLYLTAGTKVALLDENNQLVKVLKARDLAGQPDLLFRRNSQTGAVECKTHKSAIELNEALHAHN; this is encoded by the coding sequence ATGTCTACTACCCTGTTCAGCGCAGCCTTCGGCGTCGGCACCCAAAACCGTCAAGGCGCATGGCTGGAAGTGTTCTACGCACAACCCCTGATCAATCCATCGGCCGAGCTGATCGCAGCCGTAGCCCCAATCCTGGGCTACACCGGCGGCAATCAGGCAATCACCTTTACCACCGCGCAAGCAGCACAAATGGCTGAAGCCGTTAAACCGGTCGATGCAGCTCAAGCAGCCCTGCTGACCCGTCTGGCCGAAAGCCACAAGCCGCTGGTCGCCACTTTGCTGGCCGAAGATGCCGCGCTGACCTCAACGCCAGAGGCCTACCTCAAGCTGCACCTGCTGTCCCATCGCCTGGTCAAGCCCCACGGCCTGAACCTGGCCGGTGTGTTCCCGCTGCTGCCGAACGTGGCCTGGACCAGCCAGGGCGCCATCGACCTGAGCGAGCTGGCCGAGCGTCAACTCGAAGCGCGCCTGCGTGGCGAACTGCTGGAAGTGTTCTCGGTCGACAAGTTCCCGAAAATGACCGACTACGTGGTGCCTGCTGGCGTGCGTATCGCTGACGCGGCCCGTCTTCGCCTGGGTGCTTACATCGGCGAAGGCACCACCGTGATGCACGAAGGTTTCGTCAACTTCAACGCTGGCACCGAAGGCCCGGGCATGATCGAAGGCCGCGTCTCGGCTGGCGTATTCGTCGGCAAGGGTTCGGACCTGGGCGGCGGTTGCTCCACCATGGGCACCCTGTCGGGTGGTGGCAACATCGTGATCAAGGTGGGCGAAGGCTGCCTGATCGGCGCTAACGCCGGTATCGGCATCCCGCTGGGCGACCGCAACACGGTTGAATCCGGCCTGTACCTGACGGCTGGCACCAAAGTGGCGCTGCTGGACGAAAACAACCAGCTGGTTAAAGTACTTAAAGCCCGTGACCTTGCAGGCCAACCTGACCTGCTGTTCCGTCGCAACTCGCAAACCGGCGCTGTGGAATGCAAAACCCACAAGTCGGCCATCGAGCTGAACGAAGCACTGCACGCTCACAACTAA